GGCGCCTGGACTACAACGGCACGTACCGGCAGAGCGACGGCCGCTATCTCACGGATGTATTCACCGAGGAGGCCGTGCAATTCATCCGCCGCCACAGTCGGGAGCCGTTCTTCCTGCATCTGGCCTATAACGCCCCGCATTTCCCATTCCAGGCACCCGACGAGGAGGTAAAGCCCTTCGCGGAAACAGGTAGATTCACCAAGGCGGTGAGCACCCTCTACGGGATGATCCAGCGTATGGACAAAGGGCTGGAGCGCGTGTTGGATGAGCTACGGCGACAGGGCATCGAGGGCAACACGCTAGTTCTGTTCACCAGCGACAACGGGCCGCAGTTCGGCGGCGAGGGGGAGATGTGCACCACGCGCTTCAACTGCGGGTTCAACGGCGCGAAGGGGCTGGTATACGAAGGGGGCATCCGGGTGCCTATGGTGCTGCGCTGGCCCGATGGCCTGGACGGCGGACGGCACATTCACGACATGGTCCACTTCGTCGACTGGCTGCCGACCCTGTTGGCCGTCGCGGGGCTGGAGCCGCCAGGAGAGCTGGCACTGGACGGGCAGAACATCCTACCCATACTGCGCGAGGAGAGCGGGAACGTGGTCACGCGCCGCTTCTGGCAATGGAACCGCTACACGCCGCTGGTGACGTGCAACGCCGCCATGCGGGATGGCCCATGGAAGCTGGTGCGGCCCGCGATCCGGGAGGCGATGGTGGTTTCGCCGGAGGACCTGGCCATGGACCGGGCGCTGAAGTACGAGCCGGGCCGATTCGACGACATCCGTCGCGGCCCGGAGCCGGAACGGGCGGTGCCCCCGCCGCCACCGCCACAGCTTTTCAACATCGACGAGGATCCACTGGAGCAGAACGATCTGGCGGAGTCGGAGCCGGCCCGGGCGGCTAAGATGCTGCGAGAATTAGAGAGCTGGTTCGAAGCCGTGGAGGCCGAGCGAAAGCGGATTTACGAGGAAGAGGACCGGGGGATCTGAGAGGGATCCGCCCACCTCTCGAGGCGCGCAGAGCGCAGAGGGATGAAACATCTGTGTGATCCCCCTGCTGGGGCACACCAACCCGGATCCTCACGTCGTTGGCAAGGTGATCGTGAAGCGCGTCCCCTGTCCCACGCGGCTCTCCACCGCGATCCGGCCTCCGTGCGCCTCGATCAGCGCCCGCGCCAGGGTCAACCCCAGGCCGGTGCCGCCGTGACGCCTGGACCGAGATCGGTCTCCCCGATAGAAGGGCTCGAAAATGTGCGGGAGATCCTCCGGGGCGATCCCCTCCCCGTCGTCGGCCACCCACACCTCCACCCCGGCGGGAAGAGTCCGCCAACCCAGGGTGATGGTCCCTCCCACCGCCGTATGCTGCACCGCGTTGTCCACCAGATTGAACAACACCTGCTTCAGGAGGTCAGGATCGGCGGACAGGGTGACGGAGGGCCCCGGCTCCAGGGCTACCTCACGATCCCGCGCCAGCAGACGAGCCTGCTGGGCGAACTCGTTGAAAAAGGCATGCAGGTCCACGGGCCTCCGGTGAATGGGAGCCGAGGCATCGATACGGGTGAGATCAAGCAGCTGCTCACATAGGCGCGACAGCCGGGTGACCTCCTGATACATCCCCTGTGCCAGGCGGGTCACGGCCGCGGGGTCATCCTGGGCCCCTCGCAGCAGCACCTCCAGGGAACCCAACAGGGCCGTCAGCGGGGTCCGCAGCTCATGAGCCGCGTTGGCGACAAAGCGCCGCTGAGCCTCAAAAGCCGTCTCGATCCGGGCCACCATCTCGTCAAAGGCGCGCGCCAGCTGTCCGACCTCATCCCCATGGTGAGACAGGTTGACGCGCTGGCTCAGGTCGCCCGCGGCGATCTGGCGACAGGTCGTCACCATGCGACTCAAAGGCCTCAACGCCGAGGTGGTGAGCCAGAGCCCGCAAAGCGTGCCCACCAGGAGCGCGAACCCGATGCCCGCCCCCAGCAACAGCCTCTGCCGCAGGAGGATCTGTTCGATGGGGGCCAGCGGCGTGCTCAGTTGGACGACGCCCAGGACCTCCGCACTTCCCGGGGCGCGACGCAACGGGATCAGCAATACCAGCATGCGCTGATCGTCCACCGCGGCGATGTAATTGACCTCGTTTTCCCCGGCCAGCGCCCGAGCATAGTAGATCGGATCGGGCGTCGGCGGGTCGGGCTCCTCCGGCAGCCGCCGACCATCGGCCAGGACGCGGCCATCGCGATCGAGCACCAGGGCCACCGTGTCGCGAGAGGTCAGATCACGGGCCAGCGCGCCCGCTATACGATGAAGGTCAGGAGAGGGAGAGGGAGGCGGAGGAGGTGGGTTTGGAGGAGCCGGAGGGGAGGCCGCCGGATACAGCCATCGCTCGATCACGGGCTTGGCCTGGGCACGCAGCCGGGTGGCGGTGCTATCGAGCAGAAAACGCCGGGTGTCCCAGTAGAGCGCCCCTCCTAATATGGAGAGAAGAAAGGCCAGCAACCCGATATACAACAGGGTCAGACGAAGGCGTAGGGGAAGATCGCTCCAGGTACGTATCACGGCTCGCCGTCCAGATCCTCCGGATGAAACGTATACCCCACGCCGTAGATGGTCCGGATCAGGCGCGGGGGCCTATCGCCGATCTTCTCCCGCAGATGGCTGATATGGACGTCCACCACGTTGGTATCCCCCGCGAAGTCATACCCCCAAATCCGATTCAGCAACGTCTCCTTGGTGAACACGCGACGCGGGTGTCGCATGAAAAGCTCCAAAAGGGCGAACTCCGTGGGCGTGAGGTGGATCGGCTGGCCGGACTTGGCGACCTCGTGGGTCTCCACGTTCAAGATCAGGTCGGCAGCCCGCAGCTCGCTCGGCTCCACCCGATCCCCCCGACGACGCAGGAGGGCCCGGATCCGGGCCAGCAGCTCCGCGAAGCTGAAGGGCTTGGTCACATAGTCGTCCGCACCCAGATCGAGCCCTG
This genomic interval from Chloroflexota bacterium contains the following:
- a CDS encoding HAMP domain-containing protein, which produces MIRTWSDLPLRLRLTLLYIGLLAFLLSILGGALYWDTRRFLLDSTATRLRAQAKPVIERWLYPAASPPAPPNPPPPPPSPSPDLHRIAGALARDLTSRDTVALVLDRDGRVLADGRRLPEEPDPPTPDPIYYARALAGENEVNYIAAVDDQRMLVLLIPLRRAPGSAEVLGVVQLSTPLAPIEQILLRQRLLLGAGIGFALLVGTLCGLWLTTSALRPLSRMVTTCRQIAAGDLSQRVNLSHHGDEVGQLARAFDEMVARIETAFEAQRRFVANAAHELRTPLTALLGSLEVLLRGAQDDPAAVTRLAQGMYQEVTRLSRLCEQLLDLTRIDASAPIHRRPVDLHAFFNEFAQQARLLARDREVALEPGPSVTLSADPDLLKQVLFNLVDNAVQHTAVGGTITLGWRTLPAGVEVWVADDGEGIAPEDLPHIFEPFYRGDRSRSRRHGGTGLGLTLARALIEAHGGRIAVESRVGQGTRFTITLPTT
- a CDS encoding arylsulfatase; amino-acid sequence: MPPPNILLIVADDMGYGDFGIFNDGSLKTPTLDRLVEEGICLTQHYSASPVCAPARAALLTGRYPHRTGAIDTLEGRGLDRLALKEVTIGDLLKRAGYVTGLIGKWHLGALDPRYHPNRRGFDEFVGFRGGWQDYYTWRLDYNGTYRQSDGRYLTDVFTEEAVQFIRRHSREPFFLHLAYNAPHFPFQAPDEEVKPFAETGRFTKAVSTLYGMIQRMDKGLERVLDELRRQGIEGNTLVLFTSDNGPQFGGEGEMCTTRFNCGFNGAKGLVYEGGIRVPMVLRWPDGLDGGRHIHDMVHFVDWLPTLLAVAGLEPPGELALDGQNILPILREESGNVVTRRFWQWNRYTPLVTCNAAMRDGPWKLVRPAIREAMVVSPEDLAMDRALKYEPGRFDDIRRGPEPERAVPPPPPPQLFNIDEDPLEQNDLAESEPARAAKMLRELESWFEAVEAERKRIYEEEDRGI
- a CDS encoding response regulator transcription factor, which encodes MDRWDPNPADESQLPSGPRILVIEDEPTIIEFLRTGLAYEGYRVSVAPDGKTGLDLIGRESFDLVILDLMLPDVDGFEVCRRLRTWGNDVPIIMLTARKEIADRVTGLDLGADDYVTKPFSFAELLARIRALLRRRGDRVEPSELRAADLILNVETHEVAKSGQPIHLTPTEFALLELFMRHPRRVFTKETLLNRIWGYDFAGDTNVVDVHISHLREKIGDRPPRLIRTIYGVGYTFHPEDLDGEP